One part of the Mycolicibacterium aromaticivorans JS19b1 = JCM 16368 genome encodes these proteins:
- the secA2 gene encoding accessory Sec system translocase SecA2, which yields MLGATTEKTKAHSTAEVNASAEFDDKAKGLDDEQLAKAATLLELGDLAASSDIPQFLAIAREAAERTTGLRPFDVQLAGALRMLAGDVIEMATGEGKTLSGAIAAAGYALAGRNVHVVTINDYLARRDAEWMAPLIESMGLTVGWITAESTAPERRAAYQCDVTYASVNEIGFDVLRDQLVTDVADLVSPNPDVALIDEADSVLVDEALVPLVLAGTTHRETPKVEIVRLVGDLRAGIDYDTDADSRNVHLTDTGAEKIETALGGIDLYSEEHVTTTLTEVNVALHAHVLLQRDVHYIVRDGAVQLINSSRGRIASLQRWPDGLQAAVEAKEGIETTETGEVLDTITVQALINRYPTVCGMTGTALAAGEQLRQFYKLGVSPIPPNTPNIREDADDRVYITAAAKIEAIMEHIVEVHATGQPILVGTHDVAESEELHERLVRRGVPAVVLNAKNDEEEAAVIAEAGKLGTVTVSTQMAGRGTDIRLGGSESDDQSAEKIKVAELGGLHVIGTGRHRTERLDNQLRGRAGRQGDPGSSVFFASWEDDVVVAHLDEGKLPTDADETGRITSPKAGALLDHAQRVAEGRLLDVHANTWRYNQLIAQQRAIIVERRNTLLSTPAARNELKELSPDRYEELAETSGDDQLETICRQIMLFHLDRGWADHLAYLADIRESIHLRALGRQNPLDEFHRMAVDAFAHLAADAIEAAQQTFETANILEEEQGLDLSKLARPTSTWTYMVHDNPLNDDTLSALSLPGVFR from the coding sequence ATGCTCGGTGCCACCACCGAGAAGACCAAGGCCCATTCGACGGCTGAGGTGAACGCCTCGGCCGAGTTCGACGACAAGGCCAAAGGCCTCGACGACGAGCAGCTCGCCAAGGCCGCGACGCTGCTGGAGCTCGGCGACCTCGCCGCGTCGTCCGACATCCCGCAGTTCCTGGCCATCGCCCGCGAAGCCGCGGAGCGCACCACGGGCCTGCGCCCATTCGATGTCCAGCTGGCCGGTGCGCTGCGCATGCTGGCCGGTGACGTCATCGAGATGGCCACCGGTGAGGGCAAGACCCTCTCTGGGGCCATCGCCGCCGCCGGCTACGCACTGGCCGGGCGCAACGTCCACGTCGTGACCATCAACGACTACCTGGCCCGTCGCGACGCCGAGTGGATGGCGCCGTTGATCGAGTCAATGGGGCTCACGGTCGGCTGGATCACCGCCGAGTCGACCGCGCCGGAACGCCGCGCCGCCTACCAATGCGACGTCACCTACGCCTCGGTCAACGAGATCGGCTTCGACGTGCTGCGCGACCAGCTGGTCACCGACGTCGCCGATCTGGTGTCGCCCAACCCCGACGTCGCGCTGATCGACGAGGCCGACTCGGTGCTGGTCGACGAGGCCCTGGTGCCGCTGGTGCTGGCCGGCACCACCCACCGCGAGACCCCGAAGGTCGAAATCGTCCGGCTGGTCGGCGATTTGAGGGCAGGCATCGATTACGACACCGACGCCGACAGCCGCAATGTGCACCTCACCGACACCGGCGCCGAGAAGATCGAGACCGCGCTCGGCGGTATCGACCTCTACTCCGAGGAACACGTCACCACCACGCTGACCGAGGTGAACGTCGCCCTGCACGCCCATGTGCTGCTGCAGCGCGACGTGCACTACATCGTCCGCGACGGCGCCGTGCAGCTGATCAACTCCTCGCGCGGGCGGATCGCCTCCCTGCAGCGCTGGCCCGACGGGCTGCAGGCCGCGGTCGAGGCCAAAGAAGGCATCGAGACCACCGAAACCGGCGAGGTGCTGGACACCATCACCGTGCAGGCCTTGATCAACCGGTACCCGACGGTGTGCGGGATGACGGGTACCGCGCTGGCCGCCGGTGAACAGCTGCGCCAGTTCTACAAGCTCGGTGTCTCGCCGATCCCGCCGAACACGCCGAACATCCGCGAGGACGCCGACGACCGCGTCTACATCACCGCCGCGGCCAAGATCGAGGCGATCATGGAGCACATCGTCGAGGTGCACGCCACCGGTCAGCCGATCCTGGTCGGCACCCACGATGTCGCCGAGTCCGAAGAACTGCACGAGCGGCTGGTTCGCCGCGGCGTCCCGGCGGTGGTGCTGAACGCGAAGAACGACGAGGAAGAGGCCGCCGTCATCGCCGAAGCCGGCAAGCTCGGCACCGTCACGGTATCCACCCAGATGGCCGGCCGCGGTACGGACATCCGGTTGGGCGGGTCGGAATCGGACGATCAGTCCGCCGAAAAGATCAAGGTCGCCGAACTCGGCGGTCTGCACGTCATCGGCACCGGGCGGCATCGCACCGAGCGGCTGGACAATCAGCTGCGCGGGCGCGCAGGCCGGCAGGGCGACCCCGGCTCGTCGGTGTTCTTCGCCAGTTGGGAGGACGACGTCGTCGTCGCGCACCTCGACGAGGGCAAGCTGCCCACCGACGCCGACGAGACCGGCCGGATCACCAGCCCCAAGGCCGGCGCCCTGCTGGACCACGCCCAGCGGGTGGCCGAAGGCCGGCTGCTCGACGTCCACGCCAACACGTGGCGCTACAACCAGCTCATCGCCCAGCAGCGCGCGATCATCGTCGAGCGCCGCAACACCCTGCTGAGCACGCCGGCAGCGCGCAACGAACTCAAGGAACTCTCGCCCGACCGGTACGAGGAGTTGGCCGAGACATCCGGCGACGACCAGCTCGAGACGATCTGCCGCCAGATCATGCTGTTCCACCTGGACCGCGGCTGGGCCGACCACCTGGCCTACCTGGCGGACATCCGCGAGAGCATCCACTTGCGCGCGCTGGGCAGGCAGAACCCGCTCGACGAGTTCCACCGGATGGCCGTCGACGCGTTCGCGCACCTGGCCGCCGACGCCATCGAGGCCGCCCAGCAGACCTTTGAGACCGCCAACATCCTCGAAGAGGAGCAGGGCCTGGATCTGTCGAAGCTGGCCCGCCCGACCTCGACCTGGACGTACATGGTCCACGACAACCCCCTCAACGACGACACGTTGTCGGCGCTCAGCCTGCCCGGGGTGTTCCGCTAG
- a CDS encoding CDP-alcohol phosphatidyltransferase family protein, producing MDRRDRVLTIPNVLSVIRLLLVPVFLYLLLATDAYALAVAILMFSGFSDWADGKIARLVPNQSSQLGALLDPLVDRVYMVAVPVGMGFAGVVPWWLVATLVGRDLVLAATLPVVRSRGLAALPVTYIGKAATFALMSGFPLVLLGQCDATWSRVIGACGWGFLLWGVGMYLWSAVLYLLQVRLVVTTLPKAGVSDART from the coding sequence ATGGACCGCCGCGACCGGGTGCTGACGATCCCGAACGTCCTGTCGGTGATCCGGCTCTTGCTGGTGCCGGTGTTCCTGTACCTGCTGCTGGCGACCGATGCCTACGCACTCGCGGTGGCGATCTTGATGTTCAGCGGCTTCTCCGACTGGGCCGACGGCAAGATCGCCCGCCTGGTGCCCAATCAATCGTCACAGCTCGGCGCCTTGCTCGACCCGCTGGTCGACCGCGTCTACATGGTGGCCGTGCCGGTGGGGATGGGTTTCGCGGGCGTGGTCCCGTGGTGGCTGGTGGCGACGCTGGTCGGCCGCGATCTGGTGCTGGCCGCTACGTTGCCGGTGGTGCGCAGCCGTGGGCTCGCCGCGCTGCCGGTGACCTATATCGGCAAGGCGGCGACGTTCGCGCTGATGTCCGGTTTCCCGCTGGTGCTGCTCGGCCAGTGCGACGCGACGTGGAGCCGGGTGATCGGCGCCTGCGGCTGGGGCTTCCTGCTGTGGGGCGTTGGTATGTACCTCTGGTCAGCGGTCCTCTACCTGCTGCAAGTCCGTCTGGTGGTGACCACGCTGCCCAAAGCCGGCGTCAGCGATGCCCGCACCTGA
- a CDS encoding DUF881 domain-containing protein, with protein MPAPDSALGGYDPRAGRSERHERRPALIPLPGLLRSLLTEHLDPGYAAAAAARETSGQSRRTIADRAWQAVAAVLIAVVFAAAVAQARATAPGVNAAQQVLAASVRSAEGTTDRLTQRRDELATQSDSIQRRQLRDDTAGRDLLSKLDALSLAAATTAVIGPGLSVTVTDPGVGRDLSDVSKQRVAGSRQIILDRDLQLTVNSLWASGAEAISVGGVRMGPNVTIRQAGGAILVDNHPISSPYTILAVGPPGEMRDTFDRSSGLQRLRLLEVSYGVGVSVSTGDGLSLPASAVREIKFAKQIGR; from the coding sequence ATGCCCGCACCTGACAGCGCGCTCGGCGGTTACGACCCGCGGGCCGGCCGCAGCGAACGCCACGAGCGCCGACCGGCCCTCATCCCGCTGCCGGGTCTGCTGCGTTCGTTGCTCACCGAACATCTCGACCCCGGCTACGCCGCCGCCGCCGCTGCGCGCGAGACGAGCGGACAGTCCCGCCGAACGATCGCCGACCGTGCCTGGCAGGCAGTGGCGGCGGTACTGATCGCGGTGGTGTTCGCCGCCGCGGTCGCGCAAGCCCGCGCCACCGCGCCCGGCGTCAACGCCGCGCAGCAGGTGCTGGCCGCCAGCGTGCGATCCGCCGAAGGCACCACCGACCGGCTCACCCAGCGCCGCGACGAGCTGGCCACTCAATCCGACAGCATCCAGCGCCGCCAGCTGCGCGACGACACGGCAGGCCGGGATCTGCTCAGCAAGCTCGACGCGCTCAGCCTGGCCGCGGCCACCACCGCCGTCATCGGGCCCGGCCTGTCCGTCACGGTGACCGACCCCGGCGTCGGCCGCGATCTGTCCGACGTGTCCAAACAGCGGGTGGCAGGCAGCAGACAGATCATCCTGGACCGCGATCTCCAGCTGACCGTGAACTCGCTGTGGGCCAGTGGGGCCGAAGCGATCTCGGTCGGGGGAGTGCGGATGGGGCCCAACGTGACGATCCGGCAGGCGGGGGGTGCCATTCTCGTCGACAACCATCCGATCAGCAGCCCCTACACGATCCTGGCGGTGGGGCCGCCGGGCGAGATGCGCGATACCTTCGATCGGAGCAGCGGGCTGCAGCGTCTGCGGCTCCTCGAGGTGTCCTACGGGGTGGGGGTCAGTGTGAGCACCGGCGACGGCCTGTCGCTGCCGGCCAGCGCGGTACGAGAGATTAAATTTGCCAAGCAGATCGGTCGGTAG
- a CDS encoding small basic family protein has protein sequence MIGIAALIVGIVLGLVLHPSVPEVIQPYLPIAVVAALDAVFGGLRAYLEKIFDPKVFVVSFVFNVLVAALIVYVGDQLGVGTQLSTAIIVVLGIRIFGNAAALRRRLFGA, from the coding sequence ATGATCGGAATCGCCGCACTCATCGTCGGTATCGTGCTGGGCCTGGTGTTGCATCCCAGCGTCCCCGAGGTGATCCAGCCGTACCTGCCGATCGCGGTCGTCGCCGCACTCGATGCGGTGTTCGGCGGTCTACGGGCCTACCTGGAGAAGATCTTCGACCCGAAGGTGTTCGTGGTCTCGTTCGTGTTCAACGTGCTGGTGGCAGCGCTGATCGTCTATGTCGGCGATCAACTCGGGGTGGGCACGCAGCTGTCCACGGCGATAATCGTCGTGCTGGGCATCCGCATCTTCGGTAACGCCGCCGCACTGCGGCGCCGGCTGTTCGGGGCGTGA